Proteins from a single region of Barnesiella propionica:
- a CDS encoding SDR family NAD(P)-dependent oxidoreductase has product MRKNTVIVTGASGSIGKAITIALVQQGYPVIMACRNIEKAEKTKQEILIKNKSGLAEVLPLDLSSQKSIRHFGKLITSRKESIGCLINNAGIMCKDYCRTAEGIEMTMGVNFIGTALLTEILIPMMLPGSRILFTSSITRKTGTIDNNMLNPQIEKYRRFKSYGSSKLAITIYASELSERLAGKINVNVTDPGIVDSNMITMHQWFDPLADILFRPLIKTPGQGAVGAIYAATSNEVSGISGYLFTGRKYRPLSKNIRLHPQRSFIREVVQKYSAR; this is encoded by the coding sequence ATGCGTAAAAACACGGTTATTGTTACAGGGGCGAGCGGGAGTATAGGAAAAGCGATTACCATAGCTTTGGTTCAACAAGGATACCCTGTTATAATGGCATGCAGGAACATCGAGAAAGCCGAAAAAACAAAGCAGGAAATCTTGATAAAAAATAAAAGCGGTCTCGCGGAAGTGTTACCGCTCGACCTTTCTTCTCAAAAGTCAATCCGTCACTTCGGAAAACTGATAACCAGCCGTAAAGAAAGTATCGGTTGTCTCATTAACAACGCGGGTATCATGTGTAAAGATTATTGCCGGACAGCCGAAGGCATAGAAATGACAATGGGGGTCAACTTCATAGGGACCGCCCTTCTTACAGAAATACTTATCCCCATGATGCTCCCCGGAAGCCGTATATTATTTACTTCTTCCATCACCCGCAAAACAGGAACGATAGATAACAACATGTTGAATCCGCAAATCGAAAAGTACAGACGATTCAAGTCATACGGAAGTTCAAAACTGGCTATTACTATCTATGCATCAGAACTTTCGGAGCGACTGGCCGGAAAAATAAATGTGAACGTTACCGATCCCGGTATAGTGGACAGCAACATGATAACCATGCACCAGTGGTTCGACCCTTTGGCCGACATATTATTCCGGCCACTTATAAAAACGCCCGGGCAAGGGGCCGTGGGAGCTATCTATGCGGCTACGTCGAACGAGGTTTCCGGTATTAGCGGGTACCTTTTTACTGGGCGGAAATACCGACCTCTTTCCAAAAACATACGGTTACATCCCCAGCGTTCTTTTATACGGGAAGTCGTTCAGAAATATTCTGCCAGATAA
- a CDS encoding class II fructose-bisphosphate aldolase, which yields MVSYKELGLVNTREMFAKAIKGGYAIPAFNFNNMEQLQAIIQAAVETKSPVILQVSKGARQYANQTLLRYMAEGAVEYAKELGCEKPEIVLHLDHGDSFETCKSCIDMGFSSVMIDGSHLPYDENVALTKKVVDYAHQFDVTVEGELGVLAGVEDDVVAEHHTYTKPEEVVDFVTKTGCDSLAISIGTSHGANKFTPAQCTRDANGRLVPPPLAFDVLEGVEKELPGFPIVLHGSSSVPQEEVETINKFGGALKDAIGIPEEELRKAAKSAVCKINIDSDSRLAMTAAIRQVFAEKPAEFDPRKYLGPARDNMKKLYKHKIEKVLGSAGKLSC from the coding sequence ATGGTAAGTTATAAAGAGTTAGGATTAGTAAACACCAGAGAAATGTTTGCTAAAGCTATTAAAGGAGGATATGCAATCCCCGCCTTTAATTTCAATAATATGGAACAATTGCAGGCTATTATACAGGCTGCTGTTGAAACAAAATCTCCGGTTATCCTCCAGGTTTCCAAGGGTGCTCGCCAGTATGCAAACCAAACTTTATTGCGTTATATGGCAGAAGGCGCTGTAGAATATGCAAAAGAATTAGGTTGTGAAAAACCTGAAATAGTTCTTCACCTTGACCACGGTGATTCATTCGAGACTTGCAAATCCTGTATCGACATGGGTTTCTCTTCTGTTATGATCGACGGTTCACATCTTCCTTACGATGAAAATGTCGCATTGACCAAGAAAGTAGTTGACTATGCTCATCAGTTCGATGTAACGGTGGAAGGAGAGCTGGGTGTATTGGCAGGTGTAGAAGATGACGTTGTTGCCGAACATCATACTTATACGAAACCCGAAGAAGTTGTGGACTTTGTAACCAAAACAGGTTGCGACAGTTTAGCTATCTCTATCGGTACTTCTCACGGAGCTAATAAATTCACTCCTGCACAATGTACCCGTGATGCGAACGGTCGTCTGGTTCCTCCTCCTTTGGCATTCGATGTATTGGAAGGCGTAGAAAAAGAACTTCCGGGATTCCCTATCGTTCTTCACGGTTCATCTTCGGTTCCTCAGGAAGAAGTCGAAACTATTAATAAATTCGGTGGTGCGTTGAAAGATGCTATCGGTATTCCTGAAGAAGAGCTTCGTAAAGCCGCTAAATCTGCCGTTTGTAAGATCAATATCGATTCTGACAGCCGTTTGGCCATGACAGCCGCTATTCGTCAGGTGTTCGCTGAAAAACCAGCAGAATTTGACCCGCGTAAATATTTAGGTCCGGCTCGTGACAATATGAAAAAATTGTATAAACACAAAATTGAAAAAGTACTGGGCTCTGCCGGTAAACTTTCTTGCTAA
- the speA gene encoding biosynthetic arginine decarboxylase, protein MRRWRIEDSAELYNINGWGLKYFSINENGHVEVTPREGNASVDLKELMDELQVRDVTSPVLVRFPDILDNRIDKISKCFKQAADEYGYTSKNFIIYPIKVNQMRPVVEEIVSHGKKYNIGLEAGSKPELHAVLAINIDNNSLIICNGYKDENYIELALLAQKMGRRIYLVVEKLNELRLIATIAKRLKIRPNIGIRIKLASSGSGKWEESGGDASKFGLNSSELLEALDFLEKNKMNDCLKLIHFHIGSQITKIRRIKNALKEASQFYVQLQQMGFNVEFVDIGGGLGVDYDGTRSSSSESSMNYSIQEYVNDSVSSLVDACEKNNLPQPNIITESGRSLTAHHSVLIFEVLETTSLPIWDETSEVHEDDHELTRELYDIWNNINQPRLLESWHDALQIREEALDLFGLGLLDLRTRAQIERLFWSVAREVNDIAAEMKHAPEELRKIAKLLPDKYFCNFSLFQSLPDSWAIDQIFPIMPISHLEDRPDRTATIQDITCDSDGKINNFISSHGANSHLPMHSLNNREPYYVGVFLVGAYQEILGDMHNLFGDTNAVHVSVYKDHYEIDQIIDGETVAEVLDYVQFTPKKLVRSVETWVTSSMKAGIITPEEGREFLSNYRSGLYGYTYLEKD, encoded by the coding sequence ATGAGAAGATGGCGTATAGAAGACTCTGCAGAGTTGTACAATATCAACGGTTGGGGTCTTAAATATTTCTCGATCAACGAGAATGGACATGTAGAAGTAACGCCGCGAGAAGGCAACGCATCGGTCGATCTAAAAGAACTGATGGACGAATTGCAAGTCCGTGACGTTACGTCTCCGGTTTTGGTGCGTTTTCCCGATATACTGGATAACCGCATCGACAAAATATCCAAATGCTTCAAACAAGCAGCCGATGAATACGGATATACATCGAAGAATTTTATTATATATCCTATAAAAGTAAACCAAATGCGTCCCGTGGTCGAAGAGATCGTAAGCCACGGAAAAAAATACAACATCGGACTGGAAGCAGGTTCCAAACCCGAATTACATGCGGTACTGGCTATCAATATCGATAACAACTCTCTCATCATCTGCAACGGATATAAAGACGAGAACTATATCGAACTGGCTTTGCTTGCGCAAAAGATGGGACGACGCATCTATCTGGTAGTGGAAAAACTGAATGAACTGCGTCTGATTGCCACGATCGCCAAGCGTCTTAAGATACGCCCCAATATAGGTATTCGCATCAAGCTCGCCAGTTCCGGCAGTGGAAAGTGGGAAGAATCGGGAGGCGACGCCAGCAAATTCGGATTGAATTCCAGCGAGCTGCTGGAAGCACTGGATTTTCTGGAAAAAAATAAAATGAACGACTGCCTCAAACTTATCCATTTCCATATCGGCAGTCAGATTACCAAAATACGCAGAATTAAAAATGCCTTGAAAGAAGCATCCCAATTCTACGTGCAATTGCAACAAATGGGATTTAATGTAGAATTTGTCGATATAGGGGGAGGATTAGGTGTAGATTACGACGGGACCCGTTCTTCTTCCAGTGAAAGTAGTATGAATTATTCCATACAAGAATATGTCAACGACTCCGTTTCATCCTTGGTAGACGCCTGTGAAAAGAACAACCTTCCCCAGCCGAATATTATTACGGAATCCGGTCGTTCCCTTACGGCACACCATTCCGTACTTATATTCGAAGTTCTGGAAACGACATCTTTGCCTATTTGGGACGAGACTTCCGAAGTACACGAGGACGACCACGAACTTACCCGCGAACTTTATGACATTTGGAATAATATAAACCAGCCCCGGCTACTGGAAAGCTGGCACGATGCCCTGCAAATACGGGAAGAAGCTCTCGACTTGTTCGGGTTAGGGCTGCTTGACCTCCGCACAAGAGCTCAAATTGAACGTCTGTTCTGGTCGGTAGCCCGGGAGGTAAATGATATCGCCGCTGAAATGAAACATGCACCGGAAGAGTTACGTAAGATTGCCAAACTGCTCCCGGACAAATACTTCTGTAATTTCTCACTTTTCCAGTCTTTACCCGACTCATGGGCTATAGACCAGATATTTCCGATCATGCCTATCAGCCATCTGGAAGACCGTCCCGACCGGACAGCAACCATACAGGACATTACCTGTGATTCCGACGGAAAAATCAATAATTTCATTTCATCCCACGGGGCCAACTCCCATCTTCCCATGCACTCACTGAACAACCGGGAGCCTTATTATGTAGGAGTATTCCTCGTAGGAGCTTATCAGGAAATTCTAGGAGACATGCACAATCTATTCGGTGATACTAATGCCGTACACGTAAGCGTATATAAAGACCATTACGAAATAGACCAGATTATTGACGGAGAAACGGTTGCCGAAGTGCTGGACTACGTACAGTTCACCCCCAAGAAGCTGGTAAGGAGCGTTGAAACCTGGGTAACATCATCTATGAAAGCCGGGATCATTACCCCCGAAGAAGGAAGGGAATTCCTGTCAAATTACCGTTCAGGACTTTACGGGTATACCTATCTGGAAAAAGATTGA
- the truA gene encoding tRNA pseudouridine(38-40) synthase TruA: protein MRYFIYLSYDGAGYHGWQIQPNAVSVQERMEKALFTLLRKPVPVTGAGRTDTGVNARLMVAHFDIDEPISDTIIIADRLNRILPKDIAISRIVPVRPDAHSRFDAISRTYKYYVIGHKSPFTEAYAWRYKGILDFDKMNEAARCLFLYTDFTSFSKLHTDVKTNNCRIMEAHWDAEGEGHVFTIRADRFLRNMVRAIVGTLIEVGKGKLSIEAFCKIIEKKDRCSAGTSVPGNALFLHDIEYPREIFFE from the coding sequence ATGCGCTACTTCATATATCTATCATACGACGGAGCCGGATATCACGGATGGCAGATACAGCCTAACGCCGTATCGGTACAAGAACGTATGGAGAAAGCTCTTTTCACTTTACTGCGAAAACCGGTACCTGTAACCGGAGCAGGAAGAACCGACACTGGTGTAAACGCACGTTTAATGGTAGCCCATTTCGATATAGACGAACCTATAAGCGACACAATCATTATTGCAGACCGGCTGAACCGTATATTGCCGAAGGATATAGCCATATCACGGATCGTACCAGTTCGTCCTGATGCCCATAGCCGCTTCGACGCTATCTCCCGCACATATAAATATTATGTCATTGGGCACAAGTCCCCGTTTACCGAAGCGTATGCCTGGAGATACAAAGGTATTCTCGACTTTGATAAAATGAACGAAGCAGCCAGGTGCCTGTTCCTATACACAGACTTTACCAGTTTCAGCAAACTTCATACGGACGTTAAAACCAACAATTGCCGCATTATGGAAGCACATTGGGATGCCGAAGGAGAAGGACATGTATTTACGATTCGTGCCGACCGTTTTTTACGGAACATGGTACGCGCGATAGTGGGAACATTGATCGAAGTTGGTAAAGGAAAACTTTCCATTGAAGCTTTCTGTAAAATAATAGAAAAGAAAGACCGTTGTTCTGCAGGAACTTCAGTTCCCGGAAATGCACTTTTCCTGCACGATATAGAATATCCGCGAGAAATATTCTTTGAATAG